The Cucumis melo cultivar AY chromosome 5, USDA_Cmelo_AY_1.0, whole genome shotgun sequence genome has a segment encoding these proteins:
- the LOC127149556 gene encoding uncharacterized protein LOC127149556 encodes MPPRRGARRGGRGGRGRGAGRVQPEVQSVAQAPDPAAPVTHADLAAMEQRFRDMIMQMREQQKPASPTPAPAPAPAPAPVPAPAPAPVPVAPQFVPDQLSAEAKHLRDFRKYNPTTFDGSLEDPTRAQMWLSSLETIFRYMKCPEDQKVQCAVFMLTDRGTAWWETTERMLGGDVSQITWQQFKESFYAKFFSASLRDAKRQEFLNLEQGDMTVEQYDAEFDMLSRFAPEMIATDENRVNFAFLVHERIKALSFPV; translated from the exons atgccaccaaggagaggtgcacgtaggggtggccgaggaggccgaggaaggggagcaggacgcgttcagcctgaggtgcagtctgtagcccaagcccctgacccggctgcgccggttactcatgcggacctagccgccatggagcagaggtttagagatatgattatgcagatgcgggagcagcagaagcctgcctcgccaactccggcgccagctccagcgccagctccagcaccagttcctgctccagctccggctccagtaccagttgcgccccagtttgtgccggatcagttgtcggcagaggctaagcatctgagggatttcaggaagtataatcccacgacgttcgatgggtctttggaggaccccaccagggctcagatgtggttatcgtccttggaaaccatattccgttacatgaaatgccctgaggatcagaaggttcagtgtgctgtttttatgttgactgacagaggtactgcatggtgggagactacagagaggatgctaggtggtgatgtgagtcagatcacgtggcagcagttcaaggagagtttctatgcgaaattcttctctgccagtttgagagatgccaagcggcaggagttcctgaacttagagcagggtgacatgacagtggagcagtatgatgcggagtttgacatgttatcccgcttcgctcccgagatgatagcgaccga TGAAAATCGAGTGAATTTTGCTTTTCTCGTTCATGAGAGAATCAAAGCCCTCTCCTTTCCAGTCTGA